Within the Plasmodium gaboni strain SY75 chromosome Unknown, whole genome shotgun sequence genome, the region ATGTTATTACATTAGATTATATAAGAGAACAATTAAAACAAATTCAACTAATAAAAGATGAAATAATCAAAGATAAACTaaagaaaattaaattactaaaaaagaaatataaaagtaaaaataaaaataaaaataaaaaagatcataatgatattaaagaagaaattgaaaaattagaaaaagaaatattggatactaaaatattatgtgaagattatataaaaaatgaattaaaagaaatctcattattaaaagatgAAATTGTAAAGGATAAAATAGAAAGCTACCACTGGAAGAGAGATAAATTAATAGATTATGAATTAAACAAACTTTTCTTAGAAGAAGAAAGAAAACAAATGTTAGAATCATATGAACAACATGTAAAAGAAGAAttagaaaagaaaaaaatgaaagagaaaatattaaaagaaaaacaaattaagaaaaaattgaaaattcaaaaattcaaaaatgaaagtatcatctataatatatatttaaatataaaatattactTAATTGAATTTAGAAATGATGTTATAGATATAGAATTAACATGCCCAAAATATTCTCAagatttatttaaaaagaaaaaaggCAAAAGAAAAACATTTTTCGAACTATGGATGTTATTTAATGAAATAATGGAAGAAAAAGTTCATAAATATCAAATAGGGGGATATACTATGGGGTTAGGAATCATTTCAGGAATAGCAAAATCAATACATTCTCTCATGCCTATAACTGTAGTGTGTGCTAAAAAAGTTAGCTGCGTATCTCTTATTTTACCTGATC harbors:
- a CDS encoding putative exported protein (Plasmodium exported protein, unknown function), which translates into the protein MNFIYFNILFFSLLLDTFISSHTNIPRTNHNNSKNAAVNKTPVNTIPDVITLDYIREQLKQIQLIKDEIIKDKLKKIKLLKKKYKSKNKNKNKKDHNDIKEEIEKLEKEILDTKILCEDYIKNELKEISLLKDEIVKDKIESYHWKRDKLIDYELNKLFLEEERKQMLESYEQHVKEELEKKKMKEKILKEKQIKKKLKIQKFKNESIIYNIYLNIKYYLIEFRNDVIDIELTCPKYSQDLFKKKKGKRKTFFELWMLFNEIMEEKVHKYQIGGYTMGLGIISGIAKSIHSLMPITVVCAKKVSCVSLILPDPATKVIAIIIIVILFIILLVFLYIILKKYGILQNEHVQNVISKLE